Proteins from a genomic interval of Oncorhynchus kisutch isolate 150728-3 linkage group LG28, Okis_V2, whole genome shotgun sequence:
- the LOC109873007 gene encoding serine/threonine-protein kinase MARK2-like isoform X15: protein MSTRTPLLTIEHSSNQSHSESKAGGRPNMPRCRNSVATTPDEQPHIGNYRLLKTIGKGNFAKVKLARHVLTGKEVAVKIIDKTQLNSSSLQKLFREVRIMKLLNHPNIVKLFEVIETEKTLYLIMEYASGGEVFDYLVAHGRMKEKEARAKFRQIVSAVQYCHQKCIVHRDLKAENLLLDADMNIKIADFGFSNEFTMGNKLDTFCGSPPYAAPELFQGKKYDGPEVDVWSLGVILYTLVSGSLPFDGQNLKELRERVLRGKYRIPFYMSTDCENLLKKFLILNPTKRGSLEQQIMKDRWMNVGHEDEELKPFIEPQPDYKDPKRTGQHPDRAGGWKRDIMLQMGYSAEEIQDSLVNQKYNDVMATYLLLDYRNSEMDECISLSMKPRPGSDLTNSNAQSPSHKVQRSTSSNQKPRRATDAGSSASKRSQGDNKHTAEDYGRKGSGTGSSTKVPPSPLAAADRKRSTPTPSTNSILSTGTSRSRNSPVPERATLGVQNGMDSTAPLRVPVASPSAHNVSSSTTTERSNFPRNVATRSTFSAGQQRATRDQHASTYNGPPASPSLSYGNSQARRAGGTGIFSKFTSKFVRRNLSFRFPRRPMLTTAEKLEKGTLGSAGDENKDSLSSTSTVPSTTTPGLTSKDNKPRSLRFTWSMKTTSSMEPNEMMKEIRKVLDSNSCEYELRERYMLLCVSGNPARDDFVEWEMEVCKLPRLSLNGVRFKRISGTSIAFKNIASKVANELKL from the exons ATGTCAACCCGGACGCCATTATTAACAATTGAACATTCGTCAAACCAG TCTCACTCAGAGTCCAAGGCAGGCGGGCGTCCTAATATGCCGCGGTGCCGGAATTCTGTCGCCACGACGCCAGACGAGCAGCCACACATTGGCAACTACCGGCTGCTGAAAACCATCGGCAAGGGCAACTTTGCCAAGGTCAAACTGGCTCGTCATGTCCTCACAGGGAAAGAG GTGGCTGTGAAAATCATAGACAAAACGCAGCTCAACTCTTCCAGTCTCCAAAAG CTGTTTCGTGAAGTGAGGATCATGAAGCTGCTCAATCACCCAAATATCG TTAAGTTATTTGAAGTTATTGAGACAGAGAAGACGCTGTACTTGATCATGGAGTATGCCAGTGGAG GTGAGGTGTTTGATTACCTTGTTGCTCACGGgagaatgaaagagaaagaggcCAGAGCCAAATTTAGACAG ATCGTGTCAGCGGTACAGTACTGCCACCAGAAGTGCATCGTACACAGAGACCTGAAG GCAGAGAATCTACTCCTAGATGCTGACATGAACATCAAGATCGCAGACTTTGGTTTCAGCAATGAGTTCACCATGGGGAACAAGCTGGACACGTTCTGTGGCTCTCCTCCGTACGCCGCCCCGGAGCTGTTCCAGGGGAAGAAATATGACGGCCCCGAGGTGGACGTCTGGAGCCTGGGGGTCATCCTCTACACACTGGTCAGCGGATCTCTGCCTTTCGACGGACAGAACCTAAAG GAGCTGCGCGAACGGGTTCTGCGGGGGAAGTATAGGATTCCCTTCTACATGTCCACAGACTGCGAGAACCTGCTCAAGAAGTTCCTCATTCTCAACCCAACCAAGAGGGGCAGCCTGGAG CAGCAGATCATGAAGGACCGCTGGATGAACGTAGGCCATGAGGACGAGGAGCTGAAGCCCTTCATCGAGCCCCAGCCAGACTACAAGGACCCCAAGAGGACAGGTCAGCACCCCGACCGAGCGGGGGGGTGGAAGAGAG ATATCATGTTGCAGATGGGCTACTCTGCGGAGGAGATCCAGGACTCGCTCGTCAACCAAAAATACAATGACGTCATGGCCACATATCTATTACTGGATTACAGGAACTCTGAG atGGACGAATGCATCAGCCTATCAATGAAACCCCGCCCAGGAAGTGACCTCACAAACAGCAATGCCCAATCCCCTTCTCACAAGGTACAGCGCAGTACCTCATCCAATCAGAAGCCCCGGAGAGCAACAGATGCAG GTTCTTCAGCTTCTAAGCGTTCCCAGGGCGACAACAAGCACACAGCAGAGGATTATGGGAGGAAAGGTTCTGGCACTGGCAGCTCCACTAAAGTCCCTCCCAGTCCCTTAGCTGCAGCAGATCGTAAGAGGAGCACCCCAACCCCCTCCACC AACAGCATCCTGTCCACTGGTACGAGTCGCAGTCGAAACTCGCCAGTCCCTGAGAGAGCCACACTTGGGGTCCAGAACGgaatggacag CACTGCCCCTCTGAGAGTACCAGTGGCGTCTCCCTCTGCTCACAACGTCAGCAGTTCCACGACGACTGAGCGATCCAACTTCCCCAGAAATGTGGCCACCAGAAGCACTTTCAGTGCTGGGCAGCAGAGGGCGACACGGGACCAGCATGCCTCCACCTACAATGGTCCCCCAGCATCCCCCTCCCTTTCCTATGGGAACAGCCAGGCCCGAAGAGCTGGGGGCACTGGTATCTTCAGCAAGTTCACCTCTAAATTTGTGCGCAG AAATCTCTCATTCAGATTCCCCAGAAG ACCCATGTTGACCACTGCTGAGAAGTTGGAGAAGGGCACCCTGGGCTCTGCAGGAGACGAGAACAAAGACTCCCTGTCCTCCACCTCTACGGTGCCCAGCACCACGACCCCGGGCCTGACCTCCAAGGACAACAAGCCCCGCTCGCTGCGCTTCACCTGGAGCATGAAAACCACCTCCTCCATGGAGCCCAACGAGATGATGAAGGAGATCCGGAAGGTTCTGGACTCCAACAGCTGCGAGTATGAGCTGCGAGAGCGCTAcatgctgctgtgtgtgtctgggaaTCCCGCCCGTGACGACTTTGTCGAGTGGGAGATGGAGGTGTGCAAGCTGCCCCGCCTCTCCCTTAACGGGGTTCGCTTTAAGCGCATTTCTGGCACATCCATCGCCTTCAAGAACATCGCCTCCAAGGTTGCCAATGAGCTCAAACTGTGA
- the LOC109873007 gene encoding serine/threonine-protein kinase MARK2-like isoform X7, which translates to MSTRTPLLTIEHSSNQSHSESKAGGRPNMPRCRNSVATTPDEQPHIGNYRLLKTIGKGNFAKVKLARHVLTGKEVAVKIIDKTQLNSSSLQKLFREVRIMKLLNHPNIVKLFEVIETEKTLYLIMEYASGGEVFDYLVAHGRMKEKEARAKFRQIVSAVQYCHQKCIVHRDLKAENLLLDADMNIKIADFGFSNEFTMGNKLDTFCGSPPYAAPELFQGKKYDGPEVDVWSLGVILYTLVSGSLPFDGQNLKELRERVLRGKYRIPFYMSTDCENLLKKFLILNPTKRGSLEQQIMKDRWMNVGHEDEELKPFIEPQPDYKDPKRTDIMLQMGYSAEEIQDSLVNQKYNDVMATYLLLDYRNSEMDECISLSMKPRPGSDLTNSNAQSPSHKVQRSTSSNQKPRRATDAGSSASKRSQGDNKHTAEDYGRKGSGTGSSTKVPPSPLAAADRKRSTPTPSTNSILSTGTSRSRNSPVPERATLGVQNGMDSLTTPGSRASTASAAAVLSSSSRPRHHKSLSTSAHPTPSDIHAHRPSTAPLRVPVASPSAHNVSSSTTTERSNFPRNVATRSTFSAGQQRATRDQHASTYNGPPASPSLSYGNSQARRAGGTGIFSKFTSKFVRRNLSFRFPRRSPYEGEGRDEANRPMLTTAEKLEKGTLGSAGDENKDSLSSTSTVPSTTTPGLTSKDNKPRSLRFTWSMKTTSSMEPNEMMKEIRKVLDSNSCEYELRERYMLLCVSGNPARDDFVEWEMEVCKLPRLSLNGVRFKRISGTSIAFKNIASKVANELKL; encoded by the exons ATGTCAACCCGGACGCCATTATTAACAATTGAACATTCGTCAAACCAG TCTCACTCAGAGTCCAAGGCAGGCGGGCGTCCTAATATGCCGCGGTGCCGGAATTCTGTCGCCACGACGCCAGACGAGCAGCCACACATTGGCAACTACCGGCTGCTGAAAACCATCGGCAAGGGCAACTTTGCCAAGGTCAAACTGGCTCGTCATGTCCTCACAGGGAAAGAG GTGGCTGTGAAAATCATAGACAAAACGCAGCTCAACTCTTCCAGTCTCCAAAAG CTGTTTCGTGAAGTGAGGATCATGAAGCTGCTCAATCACCCAAATATCG TTAAGTTATTTGAAGTTATTGAGACAGAGAAGACGCTGTACTTGATCATGGAGTATGCCAGTGGAG GTGAGGTGTTTGATTACCTTGTTGCTCACGGgagaatgaaagagaaagaggcCAGAGCCAAATTTAGACAG ATCGTGTCAGCGGTACAGTACTGCCACCAGAAGTGCATCGTACACAGAGACCTGAAG GCAGAGAATCTACTCCTAGATGCTGACATGAACATCAAGATCGCAGACTTTGGTTTCAGCAATGAGTTCACCATGGGGAACAAGCTGGACACGTTCTGTGGCTCTCCTCCGTACGCCGCCCCGGAGCTGTTCCAGGGGAAGAAATATGACGGCCCCGAGGTGGACGTCTGGAGCCTGGGGGTCATCCTCTACACACTGGTCAGCGGATCTCTGCCTTTCGACGGACAGAACCTAAAG GAGCTGCGCGAACGGGTTCTGCGGGGGAAGTATAGGATTCCCTTCTACATGTCCACAGACTGCGAGAACCTGCTCAAGAAGTTCCTCATTCTCAACCCAACCAAGAGGGGCAGCCTGGAG CAGCAGATCATGAAGGACCGCTGGATGAACGTAGGCCATGAGGACGAGGAGCTGAAGCCCTTCATCGAGCCCCAGCCAGACTACAAGGACCCCAAGAGGACAG ATATCATGTTGCAGATGGGCTACTCTGCGGAGGAGATCCAGGACTCGCTCGTCAACCAAAAATACAATGACGTCATGGCCACATATCTATTACTGGATTACAGGAACTCTGAG atGGACGAATGCATCAGCCTATCAATGAAACCCCGCCCAGGAAGTGACCTCACAAACAGCAATGCCCAATCCCCTTCTCACAAGGTACAGCGCAGTACCTCATCCAATCAGAAGCCCCGGAGAGCAACAGATGCAG GTTCTTCAGCTTCTAAGCGTTCCCAGGGCGACAACAAGCACACAGCAGAGGATTATGGGAGGAAAGGTTCTGGCACTGGCAGCTCCACTAAAGTCCCTCCCAGTCCCTTAGCTGCAGCAGATCGTAAGAGGAGCACCCCAACCCCCTCCACC AACAGCATCCTGTCCACTGGTACGAGTCGCAGTCGAAACTCGCCAGTCCCTGAGAGAGCCACACTTGGGGTCCAGAACGgaatggacag CCTAACCACCCCAGGGTCCCGCGCGTCCACAGCCTCGGCAGCCGCagttctctcttcctcctcccgccCCCGACACCACAAGTCCCTGTCCACCTCTGCCCATCCCACCCCCTCAGACATCCACGCACACCGGCCCAG CACTGCCCCTCTGAGAGTACCAGTGGCGTCTCCCTCTGCTCACAACGTCAGCAGTTCCACGACGACTGAGCGATCCAACTTCCCCAGAAATGTGGCCACCAGAAGCACTTTCAGTGCTGGGCAGCAGAGGGCGACACGGGACCAGCATGCCTCCACCTACAATGGTCCCCCAGCATCCCCCTCCCTTTCCTATGGGAACAGCCAGGCCCGAAGAGCTGGGGGCACTGGTATCTTCAGCAAGTTCACCTCTAAATTTGTGCGCAG AAATCTCTCATTCAGATTCCCCAGAAG GAGCCCGTATGAGGGAGAGGGTCGAGATGAGGCCAACAG ACCCATGTTGACCACTGCTGAGAAGTTGGAGAAGGGCACCCTGGGCTCTGCAGGAGACGAGAACAAAGACTCCCTGTCCTCCACCTCTACGGTGCCCAGCACCACGACCCCGGGCCTGACCTCCAAGGACAACAAGCCCCGCTCGCTGCGCTTCACCTGGAGCATGAAAACCACCTCCTCCATGGAGCCCAACGAGATGATGAAGGAGATCCGGAAGGTTCTGGACTCCAACAGCTGCGAGTATGAGCTGCGAGAGCGCTAcatgctgctgtgtgtgtctgggaaTCCCGCCCGTGACGACTTTGTCGAGTGGGAGATGGAGGTGTGCAAGCTGCCCCGCCTCTCCCTTAACGGGGTTCGCTTTAAGCGCATTTCTGGCACATCCATCGCCTTCAAGAACATCGCCTCCAAGGTTGCCAATGAGCTCAAACTGTGA
- the LOC109873007 gene encoding serine/threonine-protein kinase MARK2-like isoform X13, whose translation MSTRTPLLTIEHSSNQSHSESKAGGRPNMPRCRNSVATTPDEQPHIGNYRLLKTIGKGNFAKVKLARHVLTGKEVAVKIIDKTQLNSSSLQKLFREVRIMKLLNHPNIVKLFEVIETEKTLYLIMEYASGGEVFDYLVAHGRMKEKEARAKFRQIVSAVQYCHQKCIVHRDLKAENLLLDADMNIKIADFGFSNEFTMGNKLDTFCGSPPYAAPELFQGKKYDGPEVDVWSLGVILYTLVSGSLPFDGQNLKELRERVLRGKYRIPFYMSTDCENLLKKFLILNPTKRGSLEQQIMKDRWMNVGHEDEELKPFIEPQPDYKDPKRTGQHPDRAGGWKRDIMLQMGYSAEEIQDSLVNQKYNDVMATYLLLDYRNSEMDECISLSMKPRPGSDLTNSNAQSPSHKVQRSTSSNQKPRRATDAGSSASKRSQGDNKHTAEDYGRKGSGTGSSTKVPPSPLAAADRKRSTPTPSTNSILSTGTSRSRNSPVPERATLGVQNGMDSTAPLRVPVASPSAHNVSSSTTTERSNFPRNVATRSTFSAGQQRATRDQHASTYNGPPASPSLSYGNSQARRAGGTGIFSKFTSKFVRRNLSFRFPRRSPYEGEGRDEANRPMLTTAEKLEKGTLGSAGDENKDSLSSTSTVPSTTTPGLTSKDNKPRSLRFTWSMKTTSSMEPNEMMKEIRKVLDSNSCEYELRERYMLLCVSGNPARDDFVEWEMEVCKLPRLSLNGVRFKRISGTSIAFKNIASKVANELKL comes from the exons ATGTCAACCCGGACGCCATTATTAACAATTGAACATTCGTCAAACCAG TCTCACTCAGAGTCCAAGGCAGGCGGGCGTCCTAATATGCCGCGGTGCCGGAATTCTGTCGCCACGACGCCAGACGAGCAGCCACACATTGGCAACTACCGGCTGCTGAAAACCATCGGCAAGGGCAACTTTGCCAAGGTCAAACTGGCTCGTCATGTCCTCACAGGGAAAGAG GTGGCTGTGAAAATCATAGACAAAACGCAGCTCAACTCTTCCAGTCTCCAAAAG CTGTTTCGTGAAGTGAGGATCATGAAGCTGCTCAATCACCCAAATATCG TTAAGTTATTTGAAGTTATTGAGACAGAGAAGACGCTGTACTTGATCATGGAGTATGCCAGTGGAG GTGAGGTGTTTGATTACCTTGTTGCTCACGGgagaatgaaagagaaagaggcCAGAGCCAAATTTAGACAG ATCGTGTCAGCGGTACAGTACTGCCACCAGAAGTGCATCGTACACAGAGACCTGAAG GCAGAGAATCTACTCCTAGATGCTGACATGAACATCAAGATCGCAGACTTTGGTTTCAGCAATGAGTTCACCATGGGGAACAAGCTGGACACGTTCTGTGGCTCTCCTCCGTACGCCGCCCCGGAGCTGTTCCAGGGGAAGAAATATGACGGCCCCGAGGTGGACGTCTGGAGCCTGGGGGTCATCCTCTACACACTGGTCAGCGGATCTCTGCCTTTCGACGGACAGAACCTAAAG GAGCTGCGCGAACGGGTTCTGCGGGGGAAGTATAGGATTCCCTTCTACATGTCCACAGACTGCGAGAACCTGCTCAAGAAGTTCCTCATTCTCAACCCAACCAAGAGGGGCAGCCTGGAG CAGCAGATCATGAAGGACCGCTGGATGAACGTAGGCCATGAGGACGAGGAGCTGAAGCCCTTCATCGAGCCCCAGCCAGACTACAAGGACCCCAAGAGGACAGGTCAGCACCCCGACCGAGCGGGGGGGTGGAAGAGAG ATATCATGTTGCAGATGGGCTACTCTGCGGAGGAGATCCAGGACTCGCTCGTCAACCAAAAATACAATGACGTCATGGCCACATATCTATTACTGGATTACAGGAACTCTGAG atGGACGAATGCATCAGCCTATCAATGAAACCCCGCCCAGGAAGTGACCTCACAAACAGCAATGCCCAATCCCCTTCTCACAAGGTACAGCGCAGTACCTCATCCAATCAGAAGCCCCGGAGAGCAACAGATGCAG GTTCTTCAGCTTCTAAGCGTTCCCAGGGCGACAACAAGCACACAGCAGAGGATTATGGGAGGAAAGGTTCTGGCACTGGCAGCTCCACTAAAGTCCCTCCCAGTCCCTTAGCTGCAGCAGATCGTAAGAGGAGCACCCCAACCCCCTCCACC AACAGCATCCTGTCCACTGGTACGAGTCGCAGTCGAAACTCGCCAGTCCCTGAGAGAGCCACACTTGGGGTCCAGAACGgaatggacag CACTGCCCCTCTGAGAGTACCAGTGGCGTCTCCCTCTGCTCACAACGTCAGCAGTTCCACGACGACTGAGCGATCCAACTTCCCCAGAAATGTGGCCACCAGAAGCACTTTCAGTGCTGGGCAGCAGAGGGCGACACGGGACCAGCATGCCTCCACCTACAATGGTCCCCCAGCATCCCCCTCCCTTTCCTATGGGAACAGCCAGGCCCGAAGAGCTGGGGGCACTGGTATCTTCAGCAAGTTCACCTCTAAATTTGTGCGCAG AAATCTCTCATTCAGATTCCCCAGAAG GAGCCCGTATGAGGGAGAGGGTCGAGATGAGGCCAACAG ACCCATGTTGACCACTGCTGAGAAGTTGGAGAAGGGCACCCTGGGCTCTGCAGGAGACGAGAACAAAGACTCCCTGTCCTCCACCTCTACGGTGCCCAGCACCACGACCCCGGGCCTGACCTCCAAGGACAACAAGCCCCGCTCGCTGCGCTTCACCTGGAGCATGAAAACCACCTCCTCCATGGAGCCCAACGAGATGATGAAGGAGATCCGGAAGGTTCTGGACTCCAACAGCTGCGAGTATGAGCTGCGAGAGCGCTAcatgctgctgtgtgtgtctgggaaTCCCGCCCGTGACGACTTTGTCGAGTGGGAGATGGAGGTGTGCAAGCTGCCCCGCCTCTCCCTTAACGGGGTTCGCTTTAAGCGCATTTCTGGCACATCCATCGCCTTCAAGAACATCGCCTCCAAGGTTGCCAATGAGCTCAAACTGTGA
- the LOC109873007 gene encoding serine/threonine-protein kinase MARK2-like isoform X17, translating to MSTRTPLLTIEHSSNQSHSESKAGGRPNMPRCRNSVATTPDEQPHIGNYRLLKTIGKGNFAKVKLARHVLTGKEVAVKIIDKTQLNSSSLQKLFREVRIMKLLNHPNIVKLFEVIETEKTLYLIMEYASGGEVFDYLVAHGRMKEKEARAKFRQIVSAVQYCHQKCIVHRDLKAENLLLDADMNIKIADFGFSNEFTMGNKLDTFCGSPPYAAPELFQGKKYDGPEVDVWSLGVILYTLVSGSLPFDGQNLKELRERVLRGKYRIPFYMSTDCENLLKKFLILNPTKRGSLEQIMKDRWMNVGHEDEELKPFIEPQPDYKDPKRTDIMLQMGYSAEEIQDSLVNQKYNDVMATYLLLDYRNSEMDECISLSMKPRPGSDLTNSNAQSPSHKVQRSTSSNQKPRRATDAGSSASKRSQGDNKHTAEDYGRKGSGTGSSTKVPPSPLAAADRKRSTPTPSTNSILSTGTSRSRNSPVPERATLGVQNGMDSTAPLRVPVASPSAHNVSSSTTTERSNFPRNVATRSTFSAGQQRATRDQHASTYNGPPASPSLSYGNSQARRAGGTGIFSKFTSKFVRRNLSFRFPRRPMLTTAEKLEKGTLGSAGDENKDSLSSTSTVPSTTTPGLTSKDNKPRSLRFTWSMKTTSSMEPNEMMKEIRKVLDSNSCEYELRERYMLLCVSGNPARDDFVEWEMEVCKLPRLSLNGVRFKRISGTSIAFKNIASKVANELKL from the exons ATGTCAACCCGGACGCCATTATTAACAATTGAACATTCGTCAAACCAG TCTCACTCAGAGTCCAAGGCAGGCGGGCGTCCTAATATGCCGCGGTGCCGGAATTCTGTCGCCACGACGCCAGACGAGCAGCCACACATTGGCAACTACCGGCTGCTGAAAACCATCGGCAAGGGCAACTTTGCCAAGGTCAAACTGGCTCGTCATGTCCTCACAGGGAAAGAG GTGGCTGTGAAAATCATAGACAAAACGCAGCTCAACTCTTCCAGTCTCCAAAAG CTGTTTCGTGAAGTGAGGATCATGAAGCTGCTCAATCACCCAAATATCG TTAAGTTATTTGAAGTTATTGAGACAGAGAAGACGCTGTACTTGATCATGGAGTATGCCAGTGGAG GTGAGGTGTTTGATTACCTTGTTGCTCACGGgagaatgaaagagaaagaggcCAGAGCCAAATTTAGACAG ATCGTGTCAGCGGTACAGTACTGCCACCAGAAGTGCATCGTACACAGAGACCTGAAG GCAGAGAATCTACTCCTAGATGCTGACATGAACATCAAGATCGCAGACTTTGGTTTCAGCAATGAGTTCACCATGGGGAACAAGCTGGACACGTTCTGTGGCTCTCCTCCGTACGCCGCCCCGGAGCTGTTCCAGGGGAAGAAATATGACGGCCCCGAGGTGGACGTCTGGAGCCTGGGGGTCATCCTCTACACACTGGTCAGCGGATCTCTGCCTTTCGACGGACAGAACCTAAAG GAGCTGCGCGAACGGGTTCTGCGGGGGAAGTATAGGATTCCCTTCTACATGTCCACAGACTGCGAGAACCTGCTCAAGAAGTTCCTCATTCTCAACCCAACCAAGAGGGGCAGCCTGGAG CAGATCATGAAGGACCGCTGGATGAACGTAGGCCATGAGGACGAGGAGCTGAAGCCCTTCATCGAGCCCCAGCCAGACTACAAGGACCCCAAGAGGACAG ATATCATGTTGCAGATGGGCTACTCTGCGGAGGAGATCCAGGACTCGCTCGTCAACCAAAAATACAATGACGTCATGGCCACATATCTATTACTGGATTACAGGAACTCTGAG atGGACGAATGCATCAGCCTATCAATGAAACCCCGCCCAGGAAGTGACCTCACAAACAGCAATGCCCAATCCCCTTCTCACAAGGTACAGCGCAGTACCTCATCCAATCAGAAGCCCCGGAGAGCAACAGATGCAG GTTCTTCAGCTTCTAAGCGTTCCCAGGGCGACAACAAGCACACAGCAGAGGATTATGGGAGGAAAGGTTCTGGCACTGGCAGCTCCACTAAAGTCCCTCCCAGTCCCTTAGCTGCAGCAGATCGTAAGAGGAGCACCCCAACCCCCTCCACC AACAGCATCCTGTCCACTGGTACGAGTCGCAGTCGAAACTCGCCAGTCCCTGAGAGAGCCACACTTGGGGTCCAGAACGgaatggacag CACTGCCCCTCTGAGAGTACCAGTGGCGTCTCCCTCTGCTCACAACGTCAGCAGTTCCACGACGACTGAGCGATCCAACTTCCCCAGAAATGTGGCCACCAGAAGCACTTTCAGTGCTGGGCAGCAGAGGGCGACACGGGACCAGCATGCCTCCACCTACAATGGTCCCCCAGCATCCCCCTCCCTTTCCTATGGGAACAGCCAGGCCCGAAGAGCTGGGGGCACTGGTATCTTCAGCAAGTTCACCTCTAAATTTGTGCGCAG AAATCTCTCATTCAGATTCCCCAGAAG ACCCATGTTGACCACTGCTGAGAAGTTGGAGAAGGGCACCCTGGGCTCTGCAGGAGACGAGAACAAAGACTCCCTGTCCTCCACCTCTACGGTGCCCAGCACCACGACCCCGGGCCTGACCTCCAAGGACAACAAGCCCCGCTCGCTGCGCTTCACCTGGAGCATGAAAACCACCTCCTCCATGGAGCCCAACGAGATGATGAAGGAGATCCGGAAGGTTCTGGACTCCAACAGCTGCGAGTATGAGCTGCGAGAGCGCTAcatgctgctgtgtgtgtctgggaaTCCCGCCCGTGACGACTTTGTCGAGTGGGAGATGGAGGTGTGCAAGCTGCCCCGCCTCTCCCTTAACGGGGTTCGCTTTAAGCGCATTTCTGGCACATCCATCGCCTTCAAGAACATCGCCTCCAAGGTTGCCAATGAGCTCAAACTGTGA